AGCCGGTGACCCGTGCCGCGGCCGAGTTCGGTGACGGAGGGGAACGGGTCGGCGAGCGGGCCGTCGATCGCGACCGACATCGGCAACCTCCTGGGTCCGGATGGGGCGGGTAATGACGTGGAGCGTAACCCCCTTAGGGGAGCCTGGGCTAATCTCAACGATGTGACATTCGTATCTCCCAGCGCGGCCGACTTCGTGAATCTGCCCCCTCAGCAGCGGCGACGCTATGTCGAGGCGCGCCTGTACGAGGGGCTCCCGTTGTGGAGCGCGATCCTCGGAACCGGACGGACCGACCCGTCGCTACCCGCCGTCCTCGACGAAGAGCGCTCCCTCACCCGCGCAGAACTCGACTCCGCGTCCGCGGCGCGCGCCGCCGGCTTCGCCGGCGAATTCGCCCCCGGCGATGTGGTGGTGCTGCACCTGCCGAACACCGTCGAGTTCGTCGTCACCCTCCTGGGGCTGCTCCGCGCCGGAGTGCTGCCGGTGATGGCACTGCCCGCGCACCGGATCGCCGAGATCGAACACCTCGCGGCCACCTCCGGCGCCGTCGGTTACATCTGCGCGGACGACCGGACCGGCTACGACTACCGCGATCTGGGCACCGAGCTGCGCGGCCGGGTGCCCGCCGTCCGTTCCGTCCTGGTCGACGGTGCCCCCGGCCCCCACCGGGCGCTCGTCGACGGTGCACCGTCGGACAGCCCGGACGTGCGGCCCGATCCCACGACACCCGCACTGTTCCTGATCTCCGGCGGCACCACGGGCGCGCCGAAGCTCATCCCGCGCACGCACGAGGACTACCTGTACAACGCCCGTACGGCCGCCGCGGTGTGCGGGCTCGGCCCGGACGACGTGTATCTGGTCGCACTGCCCGCAGCGCACAACTTCCCCCTGGCCTGCCCGGGCCTGATCGGCGCGTTGCTCACCGGCGGCCGCGTGGTGCTCACGCGCGATCCGAGCCCCGACTCCGCGCTGGAGCTGATCGAGCAGCACCGCGTGACGGTGACCGCGCTGGTCCCGGCGTTGGCGCAGCTGTGGACCGCCGCGCGGGCCTGGGAGAGCGCGGACGTGACGAGTCTGCGACTGCTCCAGGTCGGTGGGGCGAAGCTCGCCGAGCCCGACGCCCGCGCCGCACAGGAGGCCTTCCCCGGCACCCTGCAGCAGGTCTTCGGCATGGCCGAGGGGCTGATCAACCTCACCCGGATCGGCGCGGACCCGGACGTCGTCGCCACCACGCAGGGCATTCCGATGAGCCCGTTCGACGAGCTGCGGGTGGTCGATGAGGACGGCGAGGACGTGCCCGAGGGCACCGTCGGCGAGCTACTGACCCGTGGCCCGTACACGATCCGCGGCTATTACCGGGCCGGTGCCGCGAACCGGCGCGCGTTCACCTCCGACGGCTTCTACCGGTCCGGCGATCAGGTGCGGATCCGGCCGGACGGCTCGATCGAATACGTCTCACGCATCAAGGAGACCATCGTGCGCGGCGGGGAGAACATCTTCCCCGACGACATCGAGGAGGCCCTGCTCGCGCACCCGGCGGTCCGCGAGGCCGGGGTGATCGGACTCCCGGACCCCGTGCTGGGGGAGCGGACCTGCGCCGTGCTCGTCACGGACGGGCGGCTGCTCACCCTGGCCGAGGTCAGGGACCATCTCACCGGCCGGGGTCTCGCGGCGTTCAAGCTGCCGGACCGGGTGCGGGTCATCGACGACCTGCCGCTCACCGCGGTCGGGAAAGTGGACAAGAAGGCGTTGCGCGGCCTGCTCAGATGACCCGCGCAATGCTGCCCGAGCCGGATGCGGAATCCCCATGGGGGAGCGGTCGCGCCACACTGTGAAGCCAGACCCGCAACGGCCGGTCCGGGCGAGCCGGGCACCGTCGAACCCGCCTTATGGGCACTGATCAGGTCAGTCCCCATCCCTGCGGCGATCACGTGGGGCGAACTCTAGCCTTCGAATCGAGCGAGATCGGGAATACGGGCGCAGTGAGAGGATTGCCACCCCCACAACGAGTTTCAGCGTGCTCGGCGTGTACGCCGTGCTCGACGCGGTTGATGACGCCTACCCTGGCCTCCTCGACTACTACGCGACCATTCGGAGCGAAGGCGTGCCCGGTGACCGCTCGTCAACACTTGCCAGCCGGTCGGTGGTCTGGACCCGCTGATCAGCCCGTCGAGTGTCCCAGGGGATTATGCATCCAGTGCAATTATGGCGCTTCGAAGTGTCATAACGTGGATTATCGGCGAATTGTGCTGCACTCCAACAGGATTCAGAATCCAGCTGGCGTATGCAGGCACAGAAGTTCATCGTGAGACGTCACGACAATCGTCCTAGAGGGGAAGGTTGGACCGCGTGAAAAAGCCCAAAAGATGACGACATCACGTTCTGCATGTCGGCGCGCGCGGCCCGCAGGCGCGCTGTCGAGGCGATGGGCTCGCCCAGCAACACGGTCGGCCGGTAGTTGCCCCTAGCGGCCACCTCTGCCGCATCGTGCTGATGCGGTTGTTTGAGACTCATGCGCACCCCGTGGTCCTTGATGTTCTGGCAGGTTCCTTCGCCTGCATACTGTGCAAGCTCGCGCGGCGCGAGAGGAAATCAGCGCGAAGAATTTTGCGCATCTGGCTGGACCAGCCTTATGGAGTTCTCTCGTTGCATCGCACGCCGGACATATTTTCCTTCGATCTTATTGCCGCCGATGGTGCCTGAAATATACAGCAAGTCATGACTGACTTGATTTGTCGTTATCTTTACGCGTGGCCCATTGCCTCCGGCTCGGAGGTTTAATTCGACTCCTGTCTGCTCAAGCCGCCAGGCGACAGTATGACCAGTGGAATCCTGGGAAACGAGGGTATCGTAGCGTTTGCTCGCGGGAGCTAAAGCGGGGTTGGTGTCGCTGCCGCGCAGCGTGATAGACATATTCGTCCAAGGGCGATCTTCGACGCGTGCAGGTGAACCATTAATTGTGAACTCGTTGGCGCTCCATACTCCATCTAAGTCGCTCCGAGGAGTGTGCAGAATGTATAGTCCGATTGCGCCAGCGGTGCCGTGGTTGATTATAATAAGGCTCGCTGCCA
The Tsukamurella paurometabola DSM 20162 genome window above contains:
- a CDS encoding (2,3-dihydroxybenzoyl)adenylate synthase encodes the protein MTFVSPSAADFVNLPPQQRRRYVEARLYEGLPLWSAILGTGRTDPSLPAVLDEERSLTRAELDSASAARAAGFAGEFAPGDVVVLHLPNTVEFVVTLLGLLRAGVLPVMALPAHRIAEIEHLAATSGAVGYICADDRTGYDYRDLGTELRGRVPAVRSVLVDGAPGPHRALVDGAPSDSPDVRPDPTTPALFLISGGTTGAPKLIPRTHEDYLYNARTAAAVCGLGPDDVYLVALPAAHNFPLACPGLIGALLTGGRVVLTRDPSPDSALELIEQHRVTVTALVPALAQLWTAARAWESADVTSLRLLQVGGAKLAEPDARAAQEAFPGTLQQVFGMAEGLINLTRIGADPDVVATTQGIPMSPFDELRVVDEDGEDVPEGTVGELLTRGPYTIRGYYRAGAANRRAFTSDGFYRSGDQVRIRPDGSIEYVSRIKETIVRGGENIFPDDIEEALLAHPAVREAGVIGLPDPVLGERTCAVLVTDGRLLTLAEVRDHLTGRGLAAFKLPDRVRVIDDLPLTAVGKVDKKALRGLLR